DNA from Onthophagus taurus isolate NC chromosome 2, IU_Otau_3.0, whole genome shotgun sequence:
TAAATATAGCCCCTGCAAGCAAAGGAGATATTCATCGTAGTCGTATGGTAATGCGAATGGATACATACAGATTGGGAGAGAATATTTCACTGAGTCTATTGATACGttacaactttattttcaataaaacaaataccattttaaaaatttttgttttaattttattgcaaataGTAACATGTTACATTCGAGGAATAGTTATTATTTGGTGACGTGGAGTttgatagattttttttttggatagTCACAGGTAAAAAATTGGTCCATCCGGACCGAAATGTACGTATTTGACGAGGGTAATGCCGGAAGTAAAGATATCGGCGAAATTCAGGTCTCACGATGATAAAAAACGTTGATATCTGtgtatataaaagaaattcgACTCGAATCTGAATCGGATCTATCATTTCGGTTGGGGGTCTGAAGATGAGAAATTAGGTTTCATTCGAACGTGAAAACttgatttatttcttgaatccCAGGACTAACCCAGTTTTTATCCCATTTTTTTGCATGTAATTTATGAATCACTTGAGAGTAACGAATAGTACGAATGTATGTGAGGATAGTTTCTACCATTAGATTACAGTGGGTTTATTTAgtgttatcaaaaaaactcGACCCCTCAAACTCTCCCATTTGCTGTTATAGTATGTGCAAAATTGTaacgttaaaataataataatctcaTAATTAAAGGTGTCAAAATAATGGGGATTAATTAATCAAGAAGAAAGCCGATATTTAATTCGCGTAATTGTCAAATGGACAAAGCAAAATATCACTATTTCAAATGAATCAACTGAATTCAGTATTGGTCAAACAACTTGATTGAATATAAATTCGTTTCAGTAAATTGATTGGAATACACGAAACAAACATACacacaattcaattaaatttcagagtttaaaaggaaaaatgtAAACTTCCTAGCAAAaagtattgatttttttgactTATTTCCGCTTGTTTGAGTTCccttttggaaaattttatttgaccCCAATCCTACTTGTTGTTTTTTTcgagagaaataaattttaattcatgaaCCGTAATACCGTAAATTGTAATCTGATCTATGAAATGTAGGTTAAATCTTTTAGGAGGATTGGAGTAAAATGAAACAACAAAAGTGAAGGGACGAATTTGATGCCAAATATCATGCCTCACAATAATATCCCACGGAAGATTCTTTATACCTCTCGGTAGGGGGCCGAAGTTGTGCTACGACAATATTCCCATTTCTATACGAAGTTTTAGGGTGTATTGTTTGTTCAGATATATGTATAGAAGATAATTTCCAAACAAAATCTGGTTTCCTTATGTAGATCCCTTCCTTTGTTATTATTGTCTAGTGTGCGGTGTCAGATGGTCGGTGGTCTAATAAATCAACGGAAAAGATTTTCCCTTCTCTGCATTACTATGCGTGGCGGTTTTCCAAAAGTACGCCGATGTAGTAGATCATCCGGTTGTTTGTGACAGGTTTGTTATTTGCATGAATCTAATTGCAACACCatctcaataaataaaatttcaatttctatGATTTACAATACGAGATGTTTTATTTACACAACTTTTGAaatgaaagaataaattttgcatTATAAAATCGATATGGAAAAGAAAAGTGGCTAGTCGGAAAACGCATACTTTCATGTTTGCGTATATCAATCAGAATCAGCACTTTATTAAGAACATGTTTCGATTACAAAATAATGACGCTTTGTTAACATCATAAAAATGAAGGTtactaattttgtcaaaataattttcttaaatgtcagtaattattacattaaacaCCGCGAGCTTACAAAACAAATCTAGAATATGCGTGATgttcaaaaattgaaagattTAGCGAATAAGCTAAGAATTTTAACGATATATGCTACAAAACAAGCTAACAGTGGGCATCCAACAACGTGTTCCTCAATTGCAGAAATAATATCCGTTCTATTCTTTCGTGTTATCAAATATACTACTCCAGCAAAAAATCCTTCAAATGACAGACTAGTTCTTTCTAAAGGACATGCTGCACCTATCCTTTATGCTGCATGGACTGAAGctggttattttaaaaaatcagatTTAATGACATTACGACAATTTGGCTCTCCATTTGAAGGACATCCCACGCCACGGCTAAATGCAATTGATGTCGCTACTGGTTCACTGGGTCAAGGTGCATCAATAGCAGCAGGAATGGCGTATGTTGGTAAAAACGTTGATAAAGCTGACTATAAGGTATACTGCATTATAGGCGATGGGGAAGCAGCTGAAGGATCGATTTGGGAAGCATGCAACTTCGCTAGTCATTAcaagttaaataatttatgtattattatGGACGTTAATCGTTTAGGGCAAACAGGCCCAACAAATCTTGGACATAATCTAGATATTTACGAAAAAAGATTCTCTTCCTTTGGATTTCATACCGAAATTGTGGATGGTCATTGTGTAGAAAAGTTAATATGTGCTTTtgataatattaaagaagtaTGTGACAAACCTAGTGTAATTATTGCGAAGACtttaaaaggtaaaaattttttaacgtgCGAAGACAATCCCAGTTTTCATGGAAAAGTATTAGGAAAACATACGGATTCAGTTATATGTCACCTTGAGAGCTTGATATGTGATAATAATGTAACACCACCTGAAAGATGTGAACCGTCAGttaaaattcaagaaattaattgctTTGATAACAAATTATCTGAACCACCTTGTTATAAACCTGACGAACTCGTAGCTACGCGATTGGCTTATGGTACTGCTTTAgtaaaattgattaaagagAACGAGAGAATATTAGCATTCGATTGCGATACAAGTAATTCGACATATGCTGAGAAAGTAAAGTTTGAGCATCCAAAAAATTTCGTAGAATGTTTCATAGCAGAACAAAATATGGTTGGAGTTGCAATTGGAGCTGCTTGCAGAAATCGTACGGTCGCTTTCTGTTCTTCATTTGCGGCATTTTTGACTAGAGCATTCGATCAGATACGCATGGGTGCTATTTCTCAATCTAATGTAAATTTTAGTGGTTCTCACTGCGGTGTGACTATAGGTGCTGATGGTCCAAGCCAAATGGGTTTGGAAGATATTGCTATGTTCAGATCTATTCCCGGCTGTACTATATTTTATCCCAGTGATGCAGTTGCTTGTGAAAGAGCTGTAGAGTTAGCAGCTAATACGAAAGGTTGATacatattatttcaattaatatatagaaaatttattttatatattttcttagGAATGACCTTCATTAGAACAACACgacctaaaacaaaaatgatataTCCCAATAacgaaaaattcgaaataggaaaatcaaaagttattaaagaatctGAAGAGgacaaagtgttaataatagCAGGTGGTATAACCATTCATGAATCACTTGGTGCTTATTGTGCGTTAAAAAGGTTAGGAATTAAAGTGAGAATTATGGATTTGTTCACAATCAACCCTATAGATAAAGAAGGAATTATATGCAACGCGCAACAATGTCACGGAAAAATCTTAACCATCGAAGATCATTATGCAACAGGCGGATTAGGAGACGCGGTGTTGTCAGCTGTAGCTGaggaaaaagatattattgttAGAAAAATAGCGGTAAAAGAAATAGCTGGTTCAGCATCACCTCAGGAACAACTGGATTTTGCTGGTTTATCTAGCAACTTTATCGTTGAGGCCGTGAAAAGATTCGCCGGCTGCTCTTAAAACGTGTTGCTTTTAATACGAGGCTATTATGCGTATTAGCCCAAAGGTACAATCTTTCTCACAAAGCGACCCTTCATCTTGATACTTCTATACGAATGCAGTCCAATCTTTTAACTCCGTGATAGCGCCGTAAATATTAATGTAGTTATTAGTGGAGGTCACAAGGTCTATTTTAACCGGAAAATTAGTAACAGTTTTAATTGAAAGtggtttgaaaaattatttgattaatcgATGTTTTcagaaatattgtaataacattttttagttCTTATAGAAGAGATATTGGGATAATAAAACGTGGTACAATATATTACACAGTTTTCTCCCCCAACTAATAATTGAGTAGTACCtggtaaattttcttttaaaactagtAAACGTCATCATTGTAGTAGCAGCTGCGACGTTATACAAAAACGTAATCTCGCCGCTGCCATTAAAGTTAATTTCCATATTTGGGAAACTTCCTCAATATATCTTTCCTGAAACTGCATTACCTTAAAATTCAGTTCAATCTAAATTCAAGCAGCTAATATTTCAACATATTTTCCAAAAAGTCGATATTTGGataagtattttattttaatcgttgtaattttaattaataaagacagAGATagcatcaataaaaaatgtcaactttaattgtAATAGTAATATAAAGTAACTTGTGGAATAACCTGGACGTCGTAGTTAACGATTTTGTTACCGCAGCACTATAAACCGCGAAAGTTTTACAATCTTCCGCTATCTTgggataaatttaaaaataattttagaaatatttttatgttgtaCGTTAAAGTTTAGTCATAGCGGAAGTAGTT
Protein-coding regions in this window:
- the LOC111425847 gene encoding transketolase-like protein 2, which codes for MRDVQKLKDLANKLRILTIYATKQANSGHPTTCSSIAEIISVLFFRVIKYTTPAKNPSNDRLVLSKGHAAPILYAAWTEAGYFKKSDLMTLRQFGSPFEGHPTPRLNAIDVATGSLGQGASIAAGMAYVGKNVDKADYKVYCIIGDGEAAEGSIWEACNFASHYKLNNLCIIMDVNRLGQTGPTNLGHNLDIYEKRFSSFGFHTEIVDGHCVEKLICAFDNIKEVCDKPSVIIAKTLKGKNFLTCEDNPSFHGKVLGKHTDSVICHLESLICDNNVTPPERCEPSVKIQEINCFDNKLSEPPCYKPDELVATRLAYGTALVKLIKENERILAFDCDTSNSTYAEKVKFEHPKNFVECFIAEQNMVGVAIGAACRNRTVAFCSSFAAFLTRAFDQIRMGAISQSNVNFSGSHCGVTIGADGPSQMGLEDIAMFRSIPGCTIFYPSDAVACERAVELAANTKGMTFIRTTRPKTKMIYPNNEKFEIGKSKVIKESEEDKVLIIAGGITIHESLGAYCALKRLGIKVRIMDLFTINPIDKEGIICNAQQCHGKILTIEDHYATGGLGDAVLSAVAEEKDIIVRKIAVKEIAGSASPQEQLDFAGLSSNFIVEAVKRFAGCS